The DNA segment TGTTTTTTGATCGACAAATAGGGCCGATCAGTCACTTAATTTAACCAGCATCTTGCCCATATTCTTGCCGCTGAATAATCCAATGAATGCAGCAGGCGCCTGTTCGATGCCATCCAATACGGTTTCTTTCCATGAGATATCGCCATTTTTTATCCATTGCGACATCGTTTCAACGAACGCTGGATAGCCTTGCCAATGATCGAAAACGATAAAACCACGCATCGTTAATTTTTTAACAATCAGTTGCCCCAAGTTCACCGGCCCCGGCGCAGCCTCCGTTGCATTGTATTGATCAATCATGCCGCAAACTGCGATACGGCCGTGATCGTTCATCAGATTCAACACGGCCTCCAAATGAGCGCCGCCAACATTTTCAAAATACACATCGATGCCTTCGGGGCATGCCTCACTGATTGCCGATTCAAGGTTTCCACAGGTTTTGTAATTAACGACAGCATCCACACCTAACTCGTCTAATAAATATTTCTCCTTATCGGAAGACCCCACAGAGCCTGCGACATAACACCCTTTGAGTTTGGCGATCTGGCAGGCAATGGCACCAACGGCACCTGAGGCTGCTGAAACAAATACACGATCACCCGGCTGCAGTTGTGCGATCGTGTTGAGCCCGGTGTAGGCGGTCATTCCCGGCATGCCCAAGATGCCGAGAAACGCCTGATCGGGGATATCCGTGTCAGGCAACTTTTGCACGTCACTGGTGTTCGATACAAAATACTCCCGCCACCCCAACATGCTTGAAACAAAACTCCCCACCGGGAATTCCGGGTTGTTGGATTCAACCACCACCCCAACAGCGCCGCCCTCAAGCACAGCACCTACCTTGAACGGCTCGATGTAACTTTTACGATCAGTCATACGGCCACGCATATACGGATCAACAGACATCCAGCGATTTTGAACCAATATCTCACCGGCATTCAGCTCAGGAACGGAAACGCTTTCTAATGAGAAATCACTCTCTGTTGGCACACCCTCAGGGCGACGTTTGAGGTGTATTTCACGGCTTTTTTCGATAAACATGTTTGATTGACTCCACGCTTGGGTGACTGTTTTCGCACTTTAAGCGCGACAGACATATAATTCCAATGCATAGGGTGTATACCAATTATGATTCTGAGTAATGAAACATGAGCATTGAAAATCTCAGCGCAAAAGATCTCAACCTGCTGCCTGTGTTTCAGGTGTTATTGGAAGAACAAAACGTCACACGCGCAGCAGGACGGCTAAACCTCAGCCAGCCGGCAATCAGCCGCAACTTGGCGCGATTACGCCTCTTATTCGACGACCCGCTTTTTACTCGCAGCCCTAAAGGGTTGTCGCCAACGCCTCGAGCGCTATCCATCGCACTGACGCTGCAATCGACACTGCAGGAAATCAGCCACTTAATCGAACCCGAGATATTTGATCCAGCCACCTCCGATAGGCATTTTCGTATCGCAACCACCGACTACGGTACCCAAGTGTTATTGCCCGCATTGATCGAACAACTGCAGGTACACGCGCCCAACGTGGAGCTCGAAATACTGCCGTGGGATGAAGGCGTGATACACAACCTGGATTCTCTGGATATCGATATGGCCATCTGCACCGTTAAAGATGCGCCAGCCGGTGTGCATGGCCGTGGTGTGGGCGACGATGAATTTGTTTGTGTAATACGCAAGGGGCATTCACTGATCAAACAAGGCCTCACCCTTGAAAATTATGCGAATAACAAACACGCACTCATTACCATGGGCGGCGAGCGAAAAGGCGTGATTGATTACGTGCTTGAAGAGCAAGGATTACAGCGCAAGGTGATGCTGCGTGTACCGCACTTTGTCGCAGCGCTGGCGTTAGTTGCACGAACAGATCTGATTCTCACCGTGCCCAAAGGACTGGCCAAAAGTTGCGCCGATGCTTATTCACTCGATATTCTCCCACTACCGCTGCCGCAATCGCGCTTCACCTACTCCATTGTTTGGCATGAAAGGATGCTGAAAGACCCCAGCCACCAATGGTTACGACAGCTGATGTTTGAATCGCTTTCTCGCACGTTGATTGAGAATGCCAGCTGATCAAGGTGATCAAGAGGTCGCTCCGTTGATTTCGAACCTCCTCCAGAAACCGTTCGGATTTCCCATCCCCACCATGCTTACCCGGCTCTACCCGCCGCTGCAAAGCGGCTTCAATCTCTAGCTTAAAACGATCATCACCAACAACCAGCCCACGATTCATCGAAGATCGAATCAATCCAATGTCAGATTCAACGAACGCAGCATCAAACCATTTTTTTAAATAACAACC comes from the BD1-7 clade bacterium genome and includes:
- the pcpR_2 gene encoding PCP degradation transcriptional activation protein, yielding MSIENLSAKDLNLLPVFQVLLEEQNVTRAAGRLNLSQPAISRNLARLRLLFDDPLFTRSPKGLSPTPRALSIALTLQSTLQEISHLIEPEIFDPATSDRHFRIATTDYGTQVLLPALIEQLQVHAPNVELEILPWDEGVIHNLDSLDIDMAICTVKDAPAGVHGRGVGDDEFVCVIRKGHSLIKQGLTLENYANNKHALITMGGERKGVIDYVLEEQGLQRKVMLRVPHFVAALALVARTDLILTVPKGLAKSCADAYSLDILPLPLPQSRFTYSIVWHERMLKDPSHQWLRQLMFESLSRTLIENAS
- the yfmJ gene encoding Putative NADP-dependent oxidoreductase YfmJ; translated protein: MFIEKSREIHLKRRPEGVPTESDFSLESVSVPELNAGEILVQNRWMSVDPYMRGRMTDRKSYIEPFKVGAVLEGGAVGVVVESNNPEFPVGSFVSSMLGWREYFVSNTSDVQKLPDTDIPDQAFLGILGMPGMTAYTGLNTIAQLQPGDRVFVSAASGAVGAIACQIAKLKGCYVAGSVGSSDKEKYLLDELGVDAVVNYKTCGNLESAISEACPEGIDVYFENVGGAHLEAVLNLMNDHGRIAVCGMIDQYNATEAAPGPVNLGQLIVKKLTMRGFIVFDHWQGYPAFVETMSQWIKNGDISWKETVLDGIEQAPAAFIGLFSGKNMGKMLVKLSD